A genomic segment from Microbacterium sp. SORGH_AS_0428 encodes:
- the araA gene encoding L-arabinose isomerase, producing MPRTPLSSSLDGYEVWFVTGSQNLYGEETLAQVAEQSQAVVAGLGGLPVKVVWKPVLKDADSIRRMALEINSRDDVIGVIAWMHTFSPAKMWISGLDALQKPLLHLHTQANVELPWADIDFDFMNLNQAAHGDREFGYIQTRLGVARKTVVGHVSNPVVRQQIEDWERAAAGWAAVRTLKLARFGDNMRYVAVTEGDKTEAELRFGVQVNTWGVNELADAVAAASESDIDALVAEYEELYDVVDELRVGGERHQSLRDGAAIELGLRSFLEEGGFGAFTTSFEDLGALKQLPGLAVQRLMAEGYGFGAEGDWKTAILVRVANVMGAGLPGGASLMEDYTYDLVAGDEKILGAHMLEVAPSLTTAKPRLEIHPLGIGGKEDPVRLVFTADPGSAVVVAMSDMRDRFRLVANVVENVSAPELPKLPVGRAVWKPAPDFATSAACWLAAGAAHHTVMSTAVGIEVFRDFAEIAKTELVVIDESTTVRDFQRELRWNQAYYRLAQGL from the coding sequence ATGCCTCGTACCCCCTTGTCCAGCTCCCTCGACGGCTACGAGGTCTGGTTCGTCACCGGCAGCCAGAACCTCTACGGCGAGGAGACGCTCGCGCAGGTCGCCGAGCAGTCGCAGGCGGTCGTTGCGGGCCTGGGCGGGCTCCCCGTGAAGGTCGTCTGGAAGCCCGTGCTGAAGGACGCCGATTCGATCCGTCGGATGGCGCTGGAGATCAACAGCCGTGACGACGTGATCGGCGTGATCGCGTGGATGCACACCTTCAGCCCCGCCAAGATGTGGATCTCGGGACTCGATGCCCTGCAGAAGCCGCTGCTGCACCTGCACACGCAGGCCAATGTCGAGCTGCCGTGGGCCGACATCGACTTCGACTTCATGAACCTCAACCAGGCCGCTCACGGAGACCGCGAGTTCGGCTACATCCAGACGCGGCTGGGCGTTGCGCGCAAGACCGTGGTCGGACACGTGTCGAACCCGGTCGTCCGCCAGCAGATCGAGGACTGGGAGCGCGCCGCGGCCGGCTGGGCTGCGGTCCGCACGCTGAAGCTCGCCCGCTTCGGCGACAACATGCGCTACGTCGCCGTCACCGAGGGCGACAAGACCGAGGCGGAGCTGCGCTTCGGTGTTCAGGTGAACACCTGGGGCGTCAACGAGTTGGCGGATGCGGTCGCCGCCGCATCCGAGTCCGACATCGACGCTCTCGTGGCCGAGTACGAGGAGCTGTACGACGTCGTCGACGAGCTGCGCGTCGGAGGCGAGCGGCACCAGTCCCTGCGTGACGGGGCCGCGATCGAGCTCGGTCTGCGCTCGTTCCTCGAGGAGGGCGGCTTCGGCGCCTTCACGACGAGCTTCGAAGACCTCGGCGCCCTGAAGCAGCTCCCGGGCCTGGCCGTCCAGCGCCTCATGGCCGAGGGTTACGGCTTCGGCGCCGAGGGCGACTGGAAGACGGCGATCCTCGTGCGCGTGGCCAACGTCATGGGCGCCGGCCTGCCCGGCGGCGCGAGCCTCATGGAGGACTACACCTACGACCTCGTGGCCGGCGACGAGAAGATCCTCGGCGCGCACATGCTCGAGGTCGCCCCGTCGCTGACCACCGCCAAGCCGCGGCTGGAGATCCACCCTCTCGGCATCGGCGGCAAGGAGGACCCGGTGCGCCTGGTCTTCACGGCCGACCCGGGCTCTGCCGTCGTCGTCGCGATGAGCGACATGCGCGACCGGTTCCGCCTGGTGGCCAACGTGGTCGAGAACGTCTCCGCGCCGGAGCTGCCGAAGCTGCCCGTGGGGCGTGCCGTGTGGAAGCCCGCTCCCGACTTCGCGACCTCCGCCGCGTGCTGGCTCGCCGCGGGAGCCGCCCACCACACGGTGATGTCGACCGCCGTCGGCATCGAGGTGTTCCGGGACTTCGCCGAGATCGCGAAGACCGAGCTGGTCGTCATCGACGAGTCGACGACGGTGCGCGACTTCCAGCGCGAGCTGCGCTGGAACCAGGCGTACTACCGCCTCGCGCAGGGCCTGTGA
- a CDS encoding aldose 1-epimerase family protein, producing MTGSVPLSGTQHLLRSGDVEACIASVGASLRTLTHAGRDLVVPFAADEVRPAYRGATLAPWPNRVVDGRYTFGGEEYRLSLTEPARGHALHGLAAWLDYTAIDKGPDHVTLSAVVEAQDGYPWRVRVETRFALDADGLTQTVTAFNESDTAAPYGTGPHPYLVAGDGLVDDWSFELPAAEVLHVTEDRLAPTELRAVEADDPSRFDYRAARRIGAAEIDHAYTGLIRDADGVATVRVTDADGRGVAMAWDAACPWVQVHTADRPGLSGHRVGLAIEPMTCAPDAFNAHRYPYDAGLQVLEPGGSLSASWTIRAI from the coding sequence ATGACGGGCTCGGTGCCACTGTCGGGAACGCAGCACCTGCTGCGGTCGGGTGATGTGGAAGCGTGCATCGCGAGCGTCGGTGCGTCGCTGCGCACCCTGACGCACGCCGGACGCGACCTTGTCGTCCCCTTCGCGGCGGACGAGGTCCGCCCCGCCTATCGAGGGGCGACGCTCGCCCCGTGGCCCAACCGGGTCGTGGACGGCCGCTACACCTTCGGGGGCGAGGAGTACCGCCTCTCCCTGACCGAGCCCGCACGCGGCCACGCGCTGCACGGACTCGCGGCATGGCTCGACTACACGGCGATCGACAAGGGCCCCGACCACGTCACCCTGTCGGCGGTGGTCGAGGCGCAGGACGGCTACCCGTGGCGTGTGCGCGTCGAGACGCGTTTCGCGTTGGATGCGGACGGCCTGACACAGACGGTGACCGCGTTCAACGAGTCCGACACAGCGGCGCCGTACGGCACGGGCCCGCATCCGTATCTGGTGGCGGGCGACGGGCTCGTCGACGACTGGAGCTTCGAGCTGCCCGCCGCCGAGGTGCTGCACGTCACGGAGGATCGGCTGGCCCCGACCGAGCTGCGCGCGGTCGAGGCGGACGATCCGTCGCGGTTCGACTACCGTGCCGCACGGCGGATCGGCGCGGCCGAGATCGACCACGCGTACACCGGACTCATCCGGGATGCCGACGGCGTCGCGACGGTTCGCGTGACGGATGCGGACGGCCGCGGCGTCGCCATGGCCTGGGACGCGGCGTGCCCCTGGGTCCAGGTGCACACGGCCGACCGCCCCGGGCTCTCGGGGCACCGCGTGGGGCTCGCGATCGAGCCCATGACCTGCGCGCCGGACGCGTTCAACGCGCACCGGTACCCCTACGACGCGGGCCTGCAGGTTCTCGAGCCCGGAGGGTCGCTGTCGGCGAGCTGGACCATCCGCGCCATCTGA
- a CDS encoding YdeI/OmpD-associated family protein: MRFETTMSQFGNDTGIEIPADVIEQLGGGRRPALVVTVNGFTYRSTVGVMAGKHLIPFSADKRRETGIGGGDALTVDVELDTAPRTVEVPDDLAEALASEGLRATFDALSPSAQKAHVTAVTGAKAAETRQRRVARVVESLR; the protein is encoded by the coding sequence ATGCGGTTCGAGACGACCATGTCGCAGTTCGGCAACGACACGGGCATCGAGATTCCCGCGGACGTCATAGAGCAGCTCGGCGGCGGCCGTCGTCCCGCGCTGGTGGTGACCGTCAACGGGTTCACGTATCGCTCGACCGTCGGGGTGATGGCGGGCAAGCACCTGATCCCGTTCAGCGCGGACAAGCGTCGCGAGACGGGCATCGGCGGTGGCGATGCGCTCACCGTCGACGTCGAGCTCGACACCGCTCCGCGCACGGTCGAGGTGCCGGACGACCTCGCCGAGGCGCTGGCATCCGAGGGGCTCCGGGCCACCTTCGACGCCCTGTCGCCCAGCGCGCAGAAGGCCCATGTGACCGCGGTGACCGGCGCCAAGGCGGCCGAGACGCGGCAGCGCCGCGTCGCGCGAGTGGTCGAGTCCTTGCGGTGA
- a CDS encoding asparagine synthase: protein MASRADEPTEHKGLGALWAARASRPKLADVVAEGVYIAAAATRLSLKNHILVDILSAGEGFDADRFVPDAKDALLKLAEEAEEDAERAERERKLARGRFSDSGGTHDYRSRDVRNLRRRRKQSLRIAEELRERAEDLDGLRELVEAAREAAWAEVARNIDSSLRIEAARPDLEPGYDKMRQARMQSLRLVDLPRLAAHRRRLNAKEEDAAPAVSAGSERRGGIDLSELE, encoded by the coding sequence GTGGCATCACGAGCGGACGAACCGACGGAGCACAAGGGACTCGGAGCCCTGTGGGCCGCCCGCGCGTCGCGCCCGAAACTCGCCGATGTCGTCGCCGAGGGCGTCTACATCGCCGCTGCCGCCACGCGCTTGTCGCTGAAGAATCACATCCTGGTCGACATCCTCTCGGCGGGAGAAGGCTTCGACGCCGACCGGTTCGTGCCCGACGCGAAGGACGCGCTGCTGAAGCTCGCCGAGGAGGCCGAGGAGGATGCGGAGCGCGCGGAACGGGAGCGCAAACTTGCGCGCGGCCGTTTCAGCGACTCCGGCGGCACCCACGACTATCGCAGTCGCGACGTGCGCAACCTCCGGCGCAGACGCAAGCAGTCCTTGCGTATCGCGGAGGAGCTCCGTGAGCGCGCCGAGGACCTCGACGGGCTCCGCGAACTGGTCGAGGCGGCACGTGAGGCGGCGTGGGCGGAGGTCGCGCGCAACATCGACAGCTCGCTGCGGATCGAGGCCGCCCGACCCGACCTCGAGCCGGGCTACGACAAGATGCGTCAAGCGCGGATGCAGAGCTTGCGTCTCGTCGACCTTCCTCGTCTCGCCGCTCATCGACGCAGATTGAACGCGAAGGAGGAGGATGCGGCGCCCGCGGTGTCCGCCGGGAGCGAGCGGCGCGGCGGGATCGACCTCAGCGAGCTCGAGTAG
- a CDS encoding ferric reductase-like transmembrane domain-containing protein — protein sequence MTASPLIAAAPPTALRTRRRHRAVWRSGSVAVIWMTSLAVVALWVAGGGVQATWGMSAETLNTLGRLTGLVSANLLMYQVLLMARVPLFERGFGRDGITRMHRIVGFWSFWLFLAHIALLVAGYAAQAGINPLVQLWQFVWDYPGMLLAAAGTALLLLVVVLSIRRARRRLRYESWHLLHLYGYLGVALAIPHMLWTGADFVGHPLAQVYWWTVWAATATAVVLYRIGLPLVRSLRHDIRVRDVVADGVRGVSVRMSGRDLRALRAEAGQFFVWRFLDGPGWTRGHPFSLAEDPARGDLVISARVTGDGTARLTGLRPGTKVLIEGPYGTMTGGERTGTRLLMLGAGAGVAPLVSLLQSEGYGPGEATLLTRDHVPEEALRREAIDELVRHRGLRHVSLAGGRRRDASSWMPQSHAAWAGADLLRHIESSIDDADVFVCGPEAWMRAVIADLRAAGVDPARIHRESFTV from the coding sequence ATGACCGCCTCTCCTCTCATCGCCGCCGCACCGCCGACTGCCCTCCGCACGCGGCGTCGGCATCGTGCCGTGTGGCGATCGGGCTCCGTCGCGGTGATCTGGATGACGTCGCTCGCCGTCGTCGCTCTCTGGGTCGCGGGCGGCGGCGTGCAGGCGACCTGGGGGATGAGCGCGGAGACGCTCAACACCCTCGGTCGGCTCACGGGCCTCGTCTCCGCGAACCTCCTCATGTATCAGGTGCTGCTCATGGCCCGCGTGCCGTTGTTCGAGCGGGGCTTCGGTCGTGACGGCATCACGCGGATGCATCGCATCGTCGGGTTCTGGTCGTTCTGGCTGTTCCTGGCGCACATCGCGCTGCTCGTGGCGGGATACGCCGCACAGGCGGGCATCAACCCGCTCGTGCAGCTGTGGCAGTTCGTCTGGGACTACCCCGGCATGCTGCTCGCGGCAGCGGGCACCGCGCTGCTGCTGCTCGTGGTGGTGCTGTCGATCCGGCGCGCGCGGCGACGTCTGCGGTACGAGTCGTGGCACCTCCTGCATCTCTACGGCTACCTCGGCGTCGCCCTGGCGATTCCGCACATGCTATGGACGGGCGCCGACTTCGTCGGGCACCCGCTCGCGCAGGTGTATTGGTGGACGGTGTGGGCCGCGACGGCGACCGCTGTGGTGCTGTACCGGATCGGGCTGCCTCTCGTGCGATCCCTGCGGCACGACATCCGCGTACGCGACGTCGTCGCCGACGGGGTGCGAGGGGTGAGTGTGCGGATGTCGGGCCGCGACCTTCGGGCGCTCCGCGCGGAGGCCGGCCAGTTCTTCGTCTGGCGGTTCCTCGACGGACCGGGCTGGACGCGCGGGCATCCCTTCTCGCTCGCGGAGGACCCGGCACGCGGCGATCTGGTGATCTCCGCCCGCGTCACAGGAGACGGGACGGCGCGTCTCACGGGGCTGCGCCCCGGCACGAAGGTGCTCATCGAAGGCCCCTACGGCACGATGACCGGCGGTGAGCGCACCGGCACGCGGCTGCTGATGCTCGGGGCGGGCGCGGGAGTGGCTCCCTTGGTGTCCTTGCTCCAGTCCGAAGGCTACGGTCCCGGCGAGGCCACGTTGCTCACCCGCGATCACGTTCCCGAGGAGGCATTGCGACGGGAGGCGATCGACGAACTGGTCCGTCATCGCGGACTCCGCCACGTCTCGCTCGCCGGTGGCCGACGCCGCGACGCCTCCTCGTGGATGCCCCAGTCGCACGCCGCGTGGGCAGGCGCCGATCTGTTGCGACACATCGAGTCGAGCATCGATGACGCCGACGTCTTCGTCTGCGGTCCTGAGGCGTGGATGCGGGCCGTCATCGCCGACCTGCGCGCCGCGGGCGTCGATCCCGCCCGCATCCATCGCGAATCGTTCACCGTCTGA
- a CDS encoding FMN-binding protein, producing MKKIFYGLMMTLSGLVLLMSWRTSWGEQLTASDATAGTAGLSGQSSTSGSAATGGGSSTGGGSSTTSGGASTTSATRLADGTYTGDAVSTRYGNVQVSVTVSGGVIASVDVPQYPDSNGRDQQINARAIPTLVSETLDAQSAQIRLVSGATYTSQGYARSLQSALDQAQS from the coding sequence ATGAAGAAGATCTTCTACGGCCTGATGATGACCCTCAGCGGTCTGGTCCTGCTGATGAGCTGGCGTACGTCGTGGGGCGAGCAGCTGACCGCATCGGACGCGACGGCGGGCACGGCGGGACTCTCCGGCCAGAGCAGCACCTCGGGCTCCGCGGCCACCGGGGGCGGCTCCTCGACCGGGGGCGGCTCCTCGACCACGAGCGGCGGAGCATCGACCACCTCGGCCACGCGCCTGGCCGACGGCACCTACACCGGTGACGCCGTCAGCACCCGCTACGGGAACGTGCAGGTGTCGGTCACCGTCTCGGGCGGCGTCATCGCGTCCGTCGACGTGCCGCAGTACCCGGACTCGAACGGTCGCGATCAGCAGATCAACGCGCGGGCGATCCCCACGCTGGTGTCGGAGACCCTCGACGCGCAGAGCGCCCAGATCAGGCTGGTGTCGGGCGCGACGTACACCAGCCAGGGCTACGCCCGCTCGCTCCAGTCCGCTCTCGACCAGGCGCAGTCATGA
- a CDS encoding FAD:protein FMN transferase, translating to MNGATRVSTAEVMGTVASIHVLGPGAHEHEVTRAIEAVVEMLRDDERVFSPFIPDSDISRMRTGALSLREADPRVDQVRALCADLLESSDGRFDAWWRGWFDPTGIVKGWAVDRAAQRLLAPLVEREGIDAVGIGVGGDMRLFSAEATTLPWRIGIVDPGVPDALCATVELFEGAVATSGTAERGAHLVDPLRGGPVTGLISATVVAESLTLADAWATVAALTGTEELSAREVPGIVSGLVADGRTLRRWAGGIEIVAPDPLSAAV from the coding sequence ATGAACGGCGCGACGCGGGTCTCGACGGCCGAGGTGATGGGAACGGTCGCCAGCATCCATGTCCTCGGCCCGGGAGCTCACGAGCACGAGGTGACGCGGGCGATCGAAGCGGTTGTCGAGATGCTCCGCGACGATGAACGGGTCTTCTCGCCCTTCATCCCCGACTCCGACATCTCGAGGATGCGGACGGGGGCGCTCTCGCTGCGAGAGGCCGATCCCCGCGTCGACCAGGTGCGTGCCCTGTGCGCGGATCTGCTCGAGAGCAGCGACGGCCGGTTCGATGCGTGGTGGCGTGGATGGTTCGACCCGACGGGGATCGTGAAGGGCTGGGCCGTCGACCGCGCCGCCCAGCGGCTGCTCGCTCCGCTCGTCGAGCGAGAAGGCATCGACGCGGTCGGCATCGGCGTCGGGGGCGACATGCGCCTGTTCTCCGCCGAGGCGACGACGCTGCCGTGGCGGATCGGCATCGTGGATCCAGGCGTCCCCGACGCGCTCTGCGCGACGGTCGAGCTGTTCGAAGGCGCCGTCGCGACCTCGGGGACGGCCGAACGCGGTGCGCACCTGGTCGACCCGCTGCGCGGGGGTCCTGTAACGGGACTCATCAGCGCCACCGTCGTGGCCGAGTCGCTCACGCTCGCAGATGCGTGGGCCACGGTCGCCGCGCTGACGGGCACGGAAGAGCTGTCCGCGCGTGAGGTGCCGGGCATCGTCTCCGGCCTGGTCGCGGACGGGCGGACGCTGCGCCGATGGGCGGGCGGCATCGAGATCGTCGCGCCGGACCCCCTCAGCGCGGCCGTCTGA
- a CDS encoding HAMP domain-containing sensor histidine kinase translates to MSVEADRRRVRRAAVRVGVLVAVVSAAVVLGGIGVLVFVLLRAARPEHGESHGVRPDGDAVVVDLDRILPVVLVLGLIGVALLGLVGWLAARRAVRPLGEALATQRAFVSDASHELRTPLTALSSRIQLLQRRQAREEPTAQLIADLRRDVQVMDDVLTDMLLAAEGASSTEAACDVAQALARAMDTLAPLADDAGVTLRAQATSARARIPEITLARLCVALVDNAVQHSPRGGEVDVTVVTDPQHVEIRVADRGPGIDPAHRERVFERFARSGEAGRRRGFGLGLALVREAATRYGGAVTIAETSPRGTTFALRLPSA, encoded by the coding sequence GCGGTGCGCGTGGGCGTGCTCGTCGCCGTCGTATCCGCGGCCGTGGTCCTGGGCGGGATCGGCGTGCTCGTGTTCGTCCTGCTTCGCGCTGCTCGTCCCGAGCACGGCGAATCGCACGGCGTTCGACCGGACGGCGACGCCGTGGTGGTCGATCTCGACCGCATCCTCCCGGTCGTCCTGGTCCTCGGGCTGATCGGAGTGGCCCTGCTGGGACTGGTCGGTTGGCTCGCCGCACGCCGAGCCGTGCGCCCGCTCGGAGAGGCCCTCGCGACACAGCGCGCGTTCGTCTCGGACGCCAGCCACGAGCTGCGCACGCCGTTGACGGCGCTCAGCTCCCGCATCCAGCTCCTGCAACGGCGGCAGGCGCGCGAGGAGCCCACCGCGCAGCTGATCGCCGACCTGCGAAGGGACGTCCAGGTCATGGACGACGTCCTCACCGATATGCTCCTCGCCGCAGAAGGCGCCTCGTCCACCGAGGCAGCCTGCGACGTGGCGCAGGCCCTCGCACGCGCCATGGACACCCTCGCGCCGCTCGCGGACGACGCAGGGGTCACTCTTCGCGCCCAGGCCACCAGCGCCCGCGCACGGATCCCGGAGATCACGCTCGCCCGATTGTGCGTCGCCCTCGTGGACAACGCCGTGCAGCACTCGCCTCGCGGAGGCGAGGTCGACGTGACGGTCGTCACGGACCCGCAGCACGTCGAGATCCGTGTCGCCGACCGCGGGCCGGGTATCGACCCGGCACACCGGGAACGTGTCTTCGAGCGATTCGCACGCAGCGGCGAGGCCGGGCGGCGCCGTGGGTTCGGGCTCGGCCTCGCGCTCGTCCGGGAGGCGGCGACCCGCTATGGCGGAGCCGTGACCATCGCCGAGACGTCGCCCCGCGGGACGACCTTCGCCCTGCGGCTTCCGTCTGCCTGA